The following coding sequences lie in one Zingiber officinale cultivar Zhangliang chromosome 2B, Zo_v1.1, whole genome shotgun sequence genomic window:
- the LOC122049571 gene encoding protein ASYMMETRIC LEAVES 2-like, whose protein sequence is MASSSSSPAQVALSSSVSTASVSSPCAACKFLRRKCQPECVFAPYFPPDQPQKFVHVHRVFGASNVTKLLNELHPYQREDAVNSLAYEADMRLRDPVYGCVKVITTLQHQLRQLQIDLSCAKFELSKYQSAAALAQPPTLPSAAFLNHHNHVTGFGFWQDPLARDVRHCVSQHQWTLRTPNGDSDLTARDAGLAAAMNATTAATIGLFGTQYSKHSAAGGHERSGVGPIYRSMLPD, encoded by the exons ATGGCTTCTTCGTCGTCGTCGCCGGCTCAGGTGGCGTTGTCGTCGTCGGTGTCGACGGCCTCGGTTTCATCGCCGTGCGCGGCGTGCAAGTTCCTGCGGCGCAAGTGTCAGCCGGAGTGCGTGTTCGCGCCGTACTTTCCGCCGGATCAGCCGCAGAAGTTCGTGCACGTGCACCGGGTGTTCGGCGCCAGCAACGTGACCAAGTTGCTGAACGAGCTGCACCCGTACCAGCGGGAGGACGCCGTCAACTCCCTCGCCTACGAGGCCGACATGCGCCTCCGCGACCCCGTCTACGGCTGCGTCAAGGTCATCACCACGCTCCAGCACCAGCTCCGCCAGCTGCAGATCGATCTCTCCTGCGCCAAGTTCGAGCTCTCCAAGTACCAGTCCGCCGCCGCTCTAGCGCAACCTCCCACCTTGCCCTCCGCTGCTTTCCTCAACCATCACAACCACGTCACGGGCTTCGGGTTCTGGCAGGATCCGCTGGCCAGGGATGTTCGCCATTGCGTTAGCCAACACCAATGGACGCTGAGAACTCCAAACGGCGACTCAGATCTGACGGCCAGGGACGCAGGACTGGCGGCGGCGATGAACGCCACCACTGCGGCCACCATCGGCCTCTTCGGCACGCAGTACTCTAAGCACAGCGCCGCAGGCGGCCACGAGCGCTCCGGCGTTGGTCCCATCTACAGATCCATGTTACCAG ATTAA